The following proteins are co-located in the Spirosoma montaniterrae genome:
- a CDS encoding DNA/RNA non-specific endonuclease — protein sequence MPSPKHYVRRGFRLRGNTLVLLFIFFLIGLFLHYGGRTQPVVAFWNDIRRIIGIGPSNADRPERNPYKAPEPNEDVASDDRRRNPANDASEASDEASDETNSGNKVEMEQSGNARFDFEKQAGFILPVSKAEGTLVEHEGYTLHYRDEYKVADWVAYPLLAIELSGDAERDREQFRPDPLVRNGTALTSDYTRSGYDRGHLAPAGDFKYSQRMMSETFYMSNISPQVPQFNRGIWRELEELVRAWARRDNGLYVVTGAVLKPGLETIGRTTEVSVPEQFYKVILYCNKPDIRMIGFLLRNEPSDASLRTFVVPVDQIERLTGIDFFPKLPDNLERDLESRNRDAMVADWFSY from the coding sequence ATGCCCTCACCAAAACACTACGTTCGCCGGGGCTTCCGGCTACGCGGCAATACGCTCGTTTTATTGTTCATCTTTTTTCTGATCGGCCTGTTTCTGCATTATGGCGGTCGGACTCAGCCGGTTGTGGCGTTTTGGAACGACATTCGGCGGATCATCGGCATTGGCCCGTCGAACGCAGACCGGCCCGAACGCAACCCATACAAAGCTCCCGAACCCAACGAAGACGTAGCTTCCGACGACCGGCGCAGGAATCCGGCCAACGACGCGAGCGAAGCCAGCGACGAAGCATCGGACGAGACTAATTCGGGCAACAAGGTTGAGATGGAGCAATCGGGCAATGCCCGGTTCGATTTTGAAAAGCAGGCTGGTTTTATATTGCCTGTTTCCAAAGCCGAGGGGACGTTGGTCGAACACGAAGGTTACACACTACACTACCGCGATGAATATAAAGTAGCCGATTGGGTCGCATACCCGCTGTTGGCAATCGAACTATCGGGCGATGCCGAGCGCGACCGTGAGCAGTTTCGCCCCGACCCGCTGGTACGCAACGGCACGGCCCTGACATCTGACTATACGCGTTCTGGCTACGACCGGGGTCATCTGGCACCCGCCGGCGATTTCAAGTATTCGCAGCGGATGATGAGCGAGACGTTTTATATGAGTAATATTTCGCCCCAGGTTCCGCAGTTCAACCGGGGCATCTGGCGTGAACTCGAAGAATTGGTGCGGGCCTGGGCCAGACGCGATAATGGGCTGTACGTGGTGACGGGGGCCGTGTTGAAGCCGGGCCTCGAAACCATTGGTCGCACTACCGAAGTAAGTGTGCCCGAGCAGTTTTATAAAGTGATTCTGTACTGTAACAAGCCCGACATTCGGATGATTGGTTTTTTGCTCCGCAATGAGCCATCGGATGCCTCGTTGCGGACGTTCGTAGTACCCGTTGACCAGATTGAGCGGCTCACCGGTATCGACTTTTTTCCGAAACTGCCCGATAATCTGGAACGAGACTTGGAAAGCCGAAATCGCGACGCGATGGTAGCCGACTGGTTTTCGTATTGA
- a CDS encoding asparagine synthetase B, whose product MKRLLLPLILFLALTGPVWASRILIPMDDAQRNHLKAYGIAYWVLKTHDTEIDWLLNYRGGSFMMPQSQAFINEMVIRGVSYEVISEAQAGQILAEIAAADANMDAVKLQKPPKVAVYSPKTKQPWDDAVTMVMTYAEIPYDVVFDEEVMNAKLPEYDWLHLHHEDFTGQFGKFFHFKDQPWYIAQRIEAETITRKFGFSKVPQLKLAVTQKIRDFVLGGGYLFAMCNATDTYDIALASHNTDIVDSFYDGDPADPASNNKLDFSQTFAFRNFQIYTNPYLIEFSNIDNQPEERGLSEHNDYFTLFQFSAKYDPIPTMLTQNHLNVIKGFMGQTTAFKKNLIKPEVVIMAENRSAGEARYIHSPYGRGFFTFYGGHDPEDYRHEIGEEPTDLNLHPNSAGYRLILNNILFPAAKKKKQKT is encoded by the coding sequence ATGAAACGGCTGTTGTTACCGCTTATCCTGTTTTTAGCACTGACCGGACCGGTTTGGGCGTCGCGCATTCTGATTCCAATGGACGATGCCCAACGGAATCACCTGAAAGCCTACGGCATTGCCTATTGGGTGCTAAAAACCCACGACACCGAGATCGATTGGCTGCTCAACTACCGGGGTGGGTCGTTCATGATGCCACAGAGTCAGGCTTTTATCAATGAAATGGTGATTCGCGGGGTTAGCTACGAAGTTATTTCTGAAGCGCAGGCCGGGCAGATTTTAGCTGAAATTGCTGCTGCCGATGCCAACATGGACGCTGTGAAGCTGCAAAAGCCGCCTAAAGTGGCCGTGTACTCCCCCAAAACCAAACAACCGTGGGACGATGCCGTGACGATGGTAATGACCTATGCCGAGATTCCGTATGACGTGGTATTTGACGAGGAAGTAATGAATGCCAAACTGCCCGAATACGACTGGCTGCACCTGCACCACGAGGATTTTACAGGTCAGTTTGGGAAGTTCTTCCACTTCAAGGATCAGCCGTGGTATATCGCCCAACGCATTGAAGCCGAGACTATTACACGAAAGTTTGGTTTTTCGAAAGTGCCGCAGCTGAAATTAGCCGTTACGCAGAAAATTCGTGACTTCGTGCTGGGCGGGGGGTATCTCTTTGCCATGTGCAACGCCACCGATACCTACGACATTGCTCTGGCTTCGCACAATACCGATATTGTCGATAGCTTCTACGATGGCGATCCTGCCGACCCCGCCAGCAATAACAAGTTAGATTTTTCGCAGACGTTTGCCTTTCGCAACTTCCAGATTTATACCAACCCGTACCTGATCGAGTTCTCGAATATCGACAATCAGCCCGAAGAACGTGGTCTGAGCGAACACAACGATTATTTCACGCTGTTTCAGTTTTCGGCCAAGTATGATCCCATTCCAACCATGCTGACGCAGAATCACCTGAACGTCATCAAAGGATTTATGGGGCAGACGACGGCATTTAAAAAGAATTTGATTAAGCCCGAAGTGGTCATTATGGCCGAAAATCGGTCGGCGGGCGAGGCCCGGTACATTCACAGCCCATACGGACGCGGCTTCTTTACGTTCTACGGCGGCCACGACCCCGAAGATTACCGCCACGAAATTGGCGAAGAACCCACCGACCTGAATCTGCACCCCAACTCAGCCGGTTATCGCCTGATTCTGAACAACATATTGTTTCCAGCAGCTAAGAAAAAGAAGCAGAAAACGTAA
- a CDS encoding ATP-binding protein gives MTSVYSTNSSQPIPALLADLLAQSPHGVIAYEAVRQENTGNASNPIIDYRTLYVNPQLIAITGYSTEELYQRMLFERAPYARVQASQFRELTEEGKPFDFLYFNERSGRWLNVQNRSLTGGFFATFQDVTDLEEAKSQLKDQAVRLQQQAEQATQQQTLLKSVLDTSPSSITVERAVRDETGQIIDFQATLINAAALQLGGHSEEAALTKRISELNPNFKSSGLLDAYCRVLESGYPLHLDVFYPPANKHLELLATRMDSDHIVVLFNDITQAKQYADDLRQKNTLLDGILRTSDSSIVVYEAVKNDLGQVQNFQIILANDAATRMSGRSREEVIGRLLTDLYPVTQVDGMWNQYMQVYNTGEIFRGEHYYNSVDRWFDVTINKLGDGLVATFNETTQIKWVRQQVEEQARLFDSVLENMTNGLTILEAIRDQNGEVADLRYVRASRSVLQDTGLTEAQTLSSTVLALFPSVKETDYWRAYQETLRTGVPQRFEVHYKGEGLDNYTDNWITRLDENRIISVYSIINEQKNALQRTEQLVADLQRSNASLEQFAYVASHDLQEPLRKIQSFGAILIDQYSHSLSEDGVDILRRMQSAANRMSLLTRDLLTFSRLASQQEPFQPVDLQVLVTEVLTDLEITIQEKKARVIIGADSPLPTLAGNVFQLRQLFQNLISNALKFSKPGLPPQVTVSTRIVEASYVPIPPHSRANKTWATIAISDNGIGFAPEFQERIFQLFERLHGRSEYAGTGIGLAICRKVAENHGGTITAQSQPGQGATFTVYLPLGVVGL, from the coding sequence ATGACATCTGTGTACTCGACGAACAGCTCGCAACCGATTCCTGCTCTTTTAGCTGATCTACTGGCTCAGTCACCCCACGGTGTGATTGCCTACGAAGCTGTCAGGCAGGAAAACACAGGCAATGCCAGTAACCCAATCATTGATTACCGCACGCTTTACGTTAACCCGCAACTGATTGCCATTACCGGCTATTCGACCGAAGAACTTTACCAGCGCATGTTGTTCGAGCGGGCACCGTATGCCCGTGTCCAGGCCAGTCAGTTCCGGGAATTGACCGAAGAAGGAAAACCATTCGATTTTTTGTATTTCAACGAACGGTCGGGTCGGTGGCTGAACGTACAAAACCGATCACTAACGGGGGGCTTCTTTGCTACCTTTCAAGACGTTACTGATCTGGAAGAAGCCAAAAGCCAGCTTAAAGACCAGGCTGTGCGGCTCCAGCAGCAGGCCGAACAGGCTACTCAACAGCAAACGTTGCTGAAAAGCGTGCTGGATACATCGCCCAGCAGCATCACCGTTGAGCGGGCCGTGCGCGACGAAACCGGGCAGATCATTGACTTTCAGGCGACTCTGATTAACGCTGCCGCCTTGCAACTAGGTGGGCATTCGGAAGAAGCCGCGCTGACGAAGCGCATCAGCGAACTGAATCCAAACTTCAAATCATCGGGTTTACTCGATGCGTATTGCCGTGTACTTGAGTCAGGTTATCCGCTCCATCTCGACGTATTCTATCCGCCTGCCAATAAACACCTCGAACTGCTGGCGACCCGGATGGACAGCGATCACATTGTGGTGTTGTTTAACGACATCACACAGGCGAAACAGTACGCTGATGATCTGCGCCAGAAAAATACACTGCTCGATGGCATTTTGCGCACGTCCGATAGTTCGATTGTGGTGTACGAAGCGGTTAAAAACGATTTGGGCCAGGTTCAGAATTTTCAGATCATTCTTGCCAACGATGCCGCCACGCGAATGAGCGGTCGGTCGCGTGAGGAGGTGATTGGCCGGTTGCTGACCGACTTATATCCAGTAACGCAGGTAGACGGCATGTGGAATCAGTACATGCAAGTGTATAATACTGGCGAAATATTCCGGGGTGAACATTATTACAATAGCGTTGACCGATGGTTCGATGTAACGATCAACAAATTAGGCGACGGCCTGGTGGCTACTTTTAATGAGACCACCCAAATTAAGTGGGTTCGGCAGCAGGTAGAAGAGCAGGCGCGGCTTTTCGACAGCGTCCTGGAAAACATGACCAATGGACTCACAATACTGGAAGCCATTCGCGACCAAAATGGTGAGGTAGCCGATCTGCGCTACGTTCGGGCCAGCCGGTCGGTTTTGCAGGATACTGGTCTGACCGAAGCACAAACCCTGAGCAGCACCGTACTCGCCCTATTTCCGTCTGTGAAAGAAACCGACTACTGGCGGGCCTATCAGGAAACACTGCGAACGGGAGTACCTCAGCGTTTTGAAGTGCACTATAAGGGCGAGGGCTTGGATAATTATACAGATAATTGGATCACTCGCTTAGATGAGAATCGTATTATATCCGTGTATTCGATCATCAATGAGCAAAAGAACGCCCTGCAACGGACCGAGCAGTTAGTGGCCGATTTACAACGGTCGAATGCCAGTCTGGAACAGTTTGCCTATGTTGCCAGCCACGACCTACAGGAGCCGCTTCGTAAAATTCAATCGTTTGGAGCTATTTTAATTGACCAGTACAGTCATTCGTTATCCGAAGATGGCGTCGATATACTGCGCCGGATGCAATCGGCAGCCAATCGAATGAGTTTGCTCACCCGCGACCTGCTCACGTTTTCCCGCTTGGCGAGCCAACAGGAGCCATTTCAGCCCGTTGATCTGCAAGTGCTTGTGACAGAGGTACTGACTGACCTGGAGATCACTATTCAGGAGAAAAAAGCGCGTGTTATTATCGGGGCCGATTCTCCACTACCCACCCTGGCTGGTAATGTCTTTCAACTCCGGCAGCTTTTTCAAAACCTGATCAGCAACGCGCTAAAATTTTCCAAACCGGGTTTACCTCCACAAGTTACGGTATCAACTCGTATTGTTGAAGCCAGTTATGTGCCGATTCCTCCGCATAGCCGGGCCAACAAAACATGGGCGACCATTGCCATTTCAGACAACGGGATTGGCTTTGCACCTGAGTTTCAGGAGCGTATTTTCCAATTATTCGAGCGGCTGCATGGGCGCAGCGAATACGCCGGAACGGGCATTGGGCTTGCCATCTGCCGAAAAGTAGCCGAAAACCACGGCGGCACCATCACAGCCCAAAGTCAGCCAGGTCAGGGAGCTACGTTCACAGTGTACCTTCCTTTGGGAGTTGTAGGGTTGTAA
- a CDS encoding ABC transporter permease: MNLIENIREGLRSIAGNRLRTILTSLIIAIGITSLVGILTAIDGIQNSVNSSFEGLGANTFSIVARQDAFRRGGRVQKQDEPIDYFDAVQFKRRFPYGATISVSTVIAGTAQAKFGSKKTNPNIQLTGVDDAYMAVKGYTLQSGRNVSINDLESARNVAIVGSEVANTLFEKKLNPLGKAIRVAGNQYEIVGVLAKKGGFSGGDADRVILIPLDNARALAGTQKITFDITASVPTVSDQDEAVGEARGTMRLVRRDQLGQPDSFEIQRADDLAKETESITGYLRIGGFGIGFITLLGASIALLNIMLVSVTERTREIGIRKSLGATPQRIREQFLIEAIVICLLGGLGGVVLGLGIGNLIALLISQGEGGFVVPWGWMSLGLVVCVVVGLFSGIYPAVRASKLDPIEALRYE, from the coding sequence ATGAACCTGATTGAAAATATACGTGAAGGGCTGCGCTCCATTGCCGGAAACCGACTGCGGACTATTCTGACATCGCTGATTATTGCCATTGGCATTACGTCGCTGGTAGGCATTCTGACGGCTATCGATGGTATTCAAAATTCAGTCAACAGCAGTTTTGAAGGGCTGGGGGCCAATACATTTAGCATTGTGGCCCGGCAGGATGCGTTTCGGCGGGGTGGGCGCGTACAGAAGCAGGACGAACCCATCGATTACTTCGACGCCGTACAGTTCAAACGCCGGTTTCCCTACGGGGCTACTATTTCTGTTTCGACCGTAATTGCGGGTACGGCACAGGCCAAGTTTGGCTCGAAAAAAACAAATCCAAACATTCAGCTAACGGGCGTTGACGACGCTTATATGGCCGTAAAAGGCTACACTCTGCAAAGTGGTCGCAATGTTTCGATTAACGACCTGGAGTCGGCCCGAAACGTAGCCATTGTGGGTAGCGAAGTTGCTAATACGCTGTTCGAGAAAAAGTTAAACCCGCTGGGGAAGGCTATCCGCGTAGCTGGCAATCAGTACGAAATTGTGGGCGTCCTGGCAAAAAAAGGCGGCTTTTCGGGGGGCGATGCTGACCGGGTTATTCTGATTCCGCTGGATAATGCCCGCGCACTGGCGGGTACGCAGAAAATAACGTTCGACATCACGGCGTCGGTGCCAACGGTATCGGATCAGGACGAGGCCGTGGGTGAAGCGCGCGGTACTATGCGACTCGTTCGGCGCGACCAGCTCGGTCAGCCCGATTCGTTCGAGATTCAGCGTGCCGATGATCTGGCAAAAGAAACTGAAAGTATAACCGGCTATTTACGTATTGGTGGTTTTGGCATTGGTTTTATCACGTTGTTGGGCGCATCGATTGCGCTGCTAAACATCATGCTTGTGTCGGTAACGGAGCGCACCCGCGAAATTGGCATCCGTAAATCGCTGGGTGCCACGCCACAGCGCATCCGGGAGCAGTTCCTGATCGAGGCCATTGTTATCTGCCTGCTGGGTGGTTTAGGCGGGGTGGTGCTTGGGTTAGGCATCGGCAACCTGATAGCCCTGCTAATTAGTCAGGGCGAAGGCGGTTTTGTGGTGCCGTGGGGCTGGATGAGCCTCGGCTTAGTAGTGTGCGTGGTAGTCGGCTTATTTTCAGGGATATACCCCGCCGTTCGGGCATCCAAACTCGACCCAATCGAAGCACTGAGGTACGAGTGA
- a CDS encoding NAD(P)/FAD-dependent oxidoreductase: protein MSSLHIAVIGGGAAGFFGAITAAETFPDAHVTILEKNRTVLNKVRISGGGRCNVTHACFDNRQLLKHYPRGEKTLKNLLPTFDASATVRWFEDRGVRLKTEADGRMFPTTNTSETIVNCLLDTARQLNINVRTSCGVDTLTHDPRGCWQLHLLTGESITADRVLIATGGYPQLPAYGWLPEQAEPLIFPVPSLFTFNVPDSFLLPLAGVAVPDAQVSVTGTKQAQRGPVLLTHWGFSGPAVLRLSAWAARELAERNYQFTLRINWTPTLNDNTLRAALQAFRQQNGRKQVVSQNPFGLPSRLWTALASESGITDTQRWADLPAKPLSRLAERLINSQFEVVGKSTFKEEFVTCGGVAPGGLHPDTLESRSHPGLFFAGEVLDVDGITGGFNFQNAWTTGYVAGRHIGN, encoded by the coding sequence ATGTCATCGTTGCACATTGCCGTTATTGGTGGAGGAGCCGCCGGTTTTTTTGGTGCCATTACTGCCGCCGAAACGTTTCCAGACGCCCACGTTACCATTCTCGAAAAAAACCGAACCGTTCTCAACAAAGTCCGCATTTCGGGCGGAGGCCGCTGCAACGTCACGCATGCCTGTTTCGATAACCGGCAATTGCTCAAACACTATCCGCGTGGCGAGAAAACGCTGAAAAATTTGCTGCCCACCTTCGACGCTTCAGCAACTGTGCGCTGGTTTGAAGACCGGGGAGTTCGGTTGAAAACAGAGGCCGATGGCCGAATGTTTCCAACCACCAACACGTCCGAAACAATCGTCAACTGCCTGCTCGATACGGCCCGACAACTCAATATCAACGTTCGGACAAGCTGTGGTGTCGATACGCTGACACACGACCCGCGCGGCTGCTGGCAGTTGCATCTGCTGACGGGGGAATCCATCACTGCCGACCGGGTGCTGATTGCTACGGGCGGTTATCCGCAACTACCGGCCTACGGCTGGCTCCCCGAACAGGCCGAACCGTTGATTTTCCCCGTACCATCGCTGTTTACGTTCAACGTCCCCGACAGTTTTCTACTTCCCCTCGCGGGTGTTGCCGTACCCGACGCTCAGGTGTCTGTTACGGGCACGAAACAGGCGCAGCGCGGGCCGGTGTTACTTACGCACTGGGGCTTCAGTGGCCCGGCGGTGTTGCGGCTGTCGGCGTGGGCTGCCCGCGAATTGGCCGAACGCAATTACCAGTTTACGCTCCGTATCAACTGGACGCCCACCCTGAACGACAACACCTTACGGGCCGCTTTGCAGGCGTTTCGGCAGCAGAACGGGCGAAAACAGGTGGTGTCGCAGAACCCATTCGGCCTGCCCTCGCGACTCTGGACGGCTCTCGCCAGCGAATCGGGCATTACCGACACCCAACGCTGGGCCGACCTGCCCGCCAAACCCCTAAGCCGACTGGCCGAACGGCTGATTAACAGTCAGTTTGAGGTAGTAGGCAAAAGTACGTTCAAGGAGGAATTCGTTACCTGTGGAGGTGTTGCGCCGGGCGGTCTACACCCCGATACGCTTGAAAGCCGCAGCCATCCGGGCTTGTTTTTCGCGGGCGAAGTGCTTGATGTTGACGGCATTACGGGCGGCTTTAATTTCCAGAACGCCTGGACCACCGGCTACGTGGCAGGTAGACACATTGGGAATTAA
- a CDS encoding HEAT repeat domain-containing protein produces MGLASFMDDPISRRIKRLAPQKAADMAKAVEALVKPQLAEGLTLSVWGVDSLVMDPIAIDIDDLGRLYYTRTNRQKNSEFDIRGHQDWEIESNRLQTVEDKQAFLRRVLSPANSKQNEWLTDVNGDGSHDWRDMTVEKEQVFRLEDSDNDGVADLSRLSVEDFHDETTDVMGGVLADGNDLYVAVAPDLWRLRDKNGDGIADEKKSLSHGYGVHIGFSGHGLSGVEMGPDGRIYWQIGDIGFNGKGPDGRKWEHPNSGVVVRANPDGSDFEVFAHGVRNTHEFVFDEYGNLISEDNDGDHPGEKERLVYIVNGSDTGWRSNWQYGKYRDPLNNTYKVWMDEQMYKPRFDGQAAYFLPPIANFVSGPTGMLYNPGTALSPKYRNTFFIAEFVGSPAQSGIHAFTLKPKGAGFELDTHKKILGGVLATGLDFGPDGAMYVADWINGWGTKDYGRIWKLDDKDGAAWTERAQTKKLLAQDFGKTSVSDLGNHLKNPDMRVRLKAQFELVKRGAAGATVLGQMVQQTGNQLARVHGIWGLSQLARQDAKYAQRLLPLLTDSDPEIRAQAARWLGDIRYAGAGTALVPMLTDANSRVRFFAAEALGRIAHAPAIQPLIKMLEANNDGDTYLRHAGSLALARIGKPEPVVALAKHPSRAVRIAAVVALRRMSHPGIAQFLADSDEFIVTEAARGINDDLSIPAALPALGTLLTTTRFSNQPLIRRAINANLRVGTPDALQNLIRYANADGNPAALRAEAMDALSTWAKPSLLDRVDGRYRGPVTRDLAVVKAQSGPLYASLATNPEQPLRRSAIRAISRLSLNTASPVLFDRLKTDREAEIRVEALRALAALNDRQIGQAIETALNDTDKRVRVAALDLIGKTNMPKAQVVTQLAEVLKTHSNEEKQAALVTLGKLPIANTKPVFDQLLNDLAANKIPVEISLELDEAITATKSAPLIARYNEILAKQSPDALLASYQASLYGGEPDQGRRVFFRHQTAQCIRCHAYDDLGGNAGPRLNGIASRLTRQQLLEAVINPDARLAPGYGTATVELKSGKTLSGIVQRETDTELVLKSGDDPDAVIRKDQIGKITYSPSSMPDMKYLLTKREIRDVVSFLATLKEENRH; encoded by the coding sequence ATGGGCCTCGCCAGCTTTATGGATGACCCGATTAGCCGACGCATTAAACGGCTGGCTCCCCAAAAAGCCGCCGACATGGCAAAGGCGGTTGAAGCGTTGGTGAAGCCGCAACTCGCCGAAGGGCTGACGCTCAGTGTGTGGGGCGTCGATTCGCTGGTCATGGACCCCATTGCCATCGACATCGACGATCTTGGTCGGCTGTACTACACCCGCACCAACCGCCAGAAAAATTCGGAGTTCGATATTCGCGGACATCAGGATTGGGAGATTGAGTCGAATCGGCTTCAGACGGTTGAAGATAAGCAGGCCTTCCTGCGCCGGGTGCTGTCGCCGGCCAATAGTAAGCAAAACGAATGGCTGACCGATGTGAACGGCGATGGTTCGCACGACTGGCGCGACATGACCGTTGAGAAAGAGCAGGTGTTTCGGCTCGAAGACAGCGACAACGACGGAGTGGCCGACCTTTCGCGGCTATCGGTCGAAGATTTTCACGATGAAACAACCGATGTGATGGGGGGCGTGCTGGCCGATGGCAACGACCTCTACGTGGCGGTTGCACCCGACCTCTGGCGGCTGCGCGACAAAAACGGCGATGGCATTGCCGATGAGAAAAAGTCGCTTTCGCACGGCTACGGGGTGCATATTGGTTTCAGTGGCCACGGCCTGTCGGGGGTAGAAATGGGTCCCGACGGTCGGATATACTGGCAGATTGGCGACATTGGGTTTAACGGCAAAGGCCCGGACGGGCGTAAGTGGGAACACCCCAACAGCGGAGTGGTGGTGCGGGCTAACCCCGATGGCAGCGACTTTGAAGTGTTTGCTCATGGCGTTCGCAACACCCACGAGTTTGTTTTTGACGAATACGGCAACCTCATCAGCGAAGATAACGACGGCGACCATCCGGGCGAAAAAGAGCGGTTGGTATACATCGTCAACGGGTCGGATACGGGCTGGCGGAGCAATTGGCAATACGGCAAATACCGCGATCCGCTCAACAATACGTATAAAGTCTGGATGGATGAGCAGATGTATAAGCCCCGTTTCGACGGGCAGGCGGCCTATTTTCTGCCACCCATTGCCAACTTCGTCAGCGGCCCAACGGGGATGCTCTACAACCCCGGTACGGCACTTAGTCCCAAATATAGAAATACGTTCTTCATCGCCGAATTCGTGGGCAGTCCGGCGCAGTCGGGCATTCATGCCTTTACACTGAAACCAAAAGGGGCTGGTTTTGAACTGGATACGCACAAGAAAATTCTGGGTGGCGTACTGGCAACGGGCTTAGACTTCGGCCCCGATGGGGCGATGTACGTGGCCGACTGGATTAATGGCTGGGGAACCAAAGACTATGGTCGCATCTGGAAACTCGATGATAAAGATGGAGCCGCCTGGACCGAACGCGCACAGACCAAAAAACTGCTGGCGCAGGATTTCGGCAAAACGTCGGTAAGTGACCTGGGCAACCATCTCAAAAATCCCGATATGCGCGTTCGCCTGAAAGCCCAGTTTGAACTGGTGAAGCGCGGGGCAGCGGGGGCTACCGTGCTGGGGCAGATGGTGCAGCAAACCGGTAATCAACTGGCGCGGGTGCATGGCATCTGGGGACTTAGCCAACTGGCCCGGCAAGATGCGAAGTACGCCCAACGCTTATTACCTCTGCTGACCGATTCCGACCCCGAAATTCGGGCGCAGGCGGCCCGGTGGCTGGGCGACATTCGCTACGCTGGGGCAGGCACGGCGTTGGTGCCGATGCTGACCGATGCCAACAGCCGCGTTCGTTTTTTTGCTGCCGAAGCCCTCGGACGCATTGCCCATGCTCCGGCGATTCAGCCCCTGATTAAGATGCTCGAAGCCAACAACGACGGCGATACCTACCTGCGCCATGCCGGTAGCCTGGCTCTGGCCCGAATCGGTAAACCTGAACCCGTTGTCGCACTGGCGAAACACCCTTCGCGGGCCGTGCGGATTGCGGCTGTGGTGGCCCTGCGTCGGATGAGTCACCCCGGCATTGCGCAGTTTCTGGCCGACAGCGACGAGTTTATTGTGACCGAAGCCGCCCGTGGCATCAACGACGACCTTTCAATTCCGGCAGCCTTGCCTGCTTTGGGTACACTATTGACTACCACCCGGTTTTCCAACCAGCCACTCATCCGTCGGGCCATTAACGCCAACCTGCGTGTCGGTACGCCCGACGCCTTACAAAACCTGATTCGATACGCGAACGCTGATGGAAATCCGGCTGCGCTGCGTGCCGAAGCAATGGACGCTCTCAGCACCTGGGCCAAACCATCGCTGCTCGACCGGGTCGATGGCCGGTATCGTGGGCCGGTCACGCGTGATCTGGCAGTGGTAAAAGCGCAGTCGGGGCCACTCTATGCGTCGCTGGCAACAAATCCCGAACAACCCCTCCGCCGGAGTGCCATTCGGGCCATTAGCCGGTTATCGCTCAATACGGCGAGTCCTGTGCTGTTCGACCGATTGAAAACCGACCGCGAAGCCGAGATTCGGGTAGAAGCCCTACGGGCCTTAGCTGCGCTTAACGACAGGCAGATTGGGCAGGCCATCGAAACAGCGTTGAACGATACCGACAAGCGGGTGCGGGTTGCCGCACTCGACCTGATCGGCAAAACCAATATGCCTAAAGCACAGGTGGTGACGCAACTGGCCGAGGTGCTGAAAACGCATTCTAACGAAGAAAAACAGGCCGCGCTGGTAACGCTCGGAAAACTGCCCATTGCCAATACGAAACCCGTTTTCGATCAGTTACTAAACGATCTGGCCGCCAATAAAATACCTGTAGAGATTTCGCTCGAACTTGATGAAGCCATTACGGCCACGAAATCGGCCCCATTGATAGCGCGTTATAACGAGATTTTGGCGAAACAATCGCCCGACGCGCTGCTGGCATCGTATCAGGCCAGTTTATACGGGGGCGAACCCGATCAGGGCCGACGTGTTTTCTTCCGGCATCAAACGGCGCAGTGCATCCGCTGCCATGCCTACGATGATCTGGGTGGTAACGCAGGTCCCCGGCTCAATGGTATTGCCAGCCGCCTGACTCGTCAGCAGTTGCTCGAAGCGGTGATTAACCCCGACGCGCGGCTGGCTCCCGGCTATGGTACGGCCACTGTTGAGTTGAAAAGTGGTAAAACGCTGAGCGGGATTGTGCAGCGCGAGACTGATACGGAACTTGTGCTGAAGAGTGGCGACGACCCCGATGCCGTCATTCGCAAAGATCAGATTGGTAAAATCACCTACTCCCCATCGAGTATGCCCGATATGAAGTATCTGCTTACCAAGCGCGAAATCCGGGATGTCGTTAGTTTTCTCGCAACGTTAAAGGAAGAAAACAGGCATTGA